One genomic window of Vibrio ziniensis includes the following:
- a CDS encoding porin, whose amino-acid sequence MKKTLIALAVAGAAVATGANANELYNKDGDTLTMGGRAEARLSLKDGKADDLSRVRLNFLGKSMITDSLYAVGFYEGEFTTSDQGSTDSSGSDSLMNRYTYAGIGGAFGEITYGKNDGALGVITDFTDIMAYHGNSAAYKLAAADRTDNMISYKGQFDNLGVKASYRFADRVEDDVNDQYTDNGEDGYSLSAIYALGDTGLKLGGGYADQADSNEFMLAASYTMGDLYFAGTFTDGEVDNQDYTGFELAASYTLGQTVFSTTYNNADADNVVGLEADNFAIDATYFFKPNFRSYISYNLNLLDSDDVGKVASEDEAVIGMRYDF is encoded by the coding sequence ATGAAAAAGACTCTAATTGCTTTAGCAGTGGCTGGTGCGGCAGTAGCAACTGGTGCAAATGCTAATGAACTATACAACAAAGATGGCGACACTCTAACTATGGGTGGTCGTGCAGAAGCACGCCTATCTCTTAAAGATGGCAAAGCAGATGACCTATCTCGCGTTCGTCTAAACTTCCTTGGTAAAAGCATGATCACCGACAGCCTATACGCTGTTGGTTTCTACGAAGGTGAGTTCACTACTTCAGATCAAGGTTCGACTGACAGTTCTGGTTCAGATAGCCTAATGAACCGTTACACTTATGCAGGTATCGGCGGTGCTTTTGGTGAAATCACTTACGGTAAAAACGATGGTGCACTAGGCGTTATCACTGACTTTACCGATATCATGGCTTACCACGGTAACTCTGCGGCATACAAACTTGCTGCAGCTGACCGTACTGACAACATGATCTCTTACAAAGGTCAATTTGATAACCTTGGCGTAAAAGCAAGCTACCGTTTTGCTGATCGTGTTGAAGATGATGTTAATGATCAATATACAGACAACGGTGAAGATGGCTACTCTCTGTCAGCAATCTATGCATTAGGTGATACAGGCCTAAAACTTGGTGGTGGTTACGCAGATCAAGCAGATTCTAACGAATTCATGCTAGCAGCTTCTTACACTATGGGTGACTTGTACTTCGCTGGTACTTTCACTGATGGTGAAGTTGATAACCAAGACTACACTGGTTTTGAATTGGCAGCCTCTTACACACTAGGTCAGACAGTATTCTCAACAACGTATAACAACGCTGATGCAGATAATGTTGTTGGTCTAGAAGCAGATAACTTTGCAATTGATGCAACTTATTTCTTCAAACCAAACTTCCGCAGCTACATCTCTTACAACCTAAACCTGCTTGACTCTGATGATGTGGGTAAAGTTGCATCAGAAGACGAAGCAGTAATTGGTATGCGTTACGATTTCTAA
- the greA gene encoding transcription elongation factor GreA codes for MEKVPMTVRGEKLLRDELERLLKLRPQISQAIAEARELGDLKENAEYHAAREEQGICEAQIRDIEYKLSVAQVIDVTKMDKTGKVIFGATVTLIDVDTDEEKTYQIVGDDEADIKAGRISVSSPIARGLIAKSEGDEVTIVTPGGDKVFEIDRVDYI; via the coding sequence ATGGAAAAAGTTCCTATGACAGTACGTGGCGAGAAGTTGCTGCGTGATGAACTTGAAAGATTATTGAAATTGCGTCCACAGATTTCTCAAGCAATTGCAGAAGCTCGTGAACTAGGTGACTTAAAAGAGAATGCGGAATACCATGCAGCTCGTGAAGAGCAAGGTATCTGTGAAGCTCAAATCCGTGATATCGAATACAAGCTATCTGTTGCTCAAGTTATCGATGTAACGAAAATGGATAAGACAGGCAAGGTTATTTTTGGCGCTACAGTGACACTGATCGATGTTGATACTGATGAAGAAAAAACTTACCAAATTGTTGGTGATGATGAAGCAGATATCAAAGCTGGTCGTATTTCTGTAAGTTCACCGATTGCTCGTGGTCTAATTGCAAAAAGTGAAGGCGACGAAGTCACTATCGTGACTCCTGGTGGCGACAAAGTGTTTGAAATTGACAGAGTAGATTACATCTAA
- the yhbY gene encoding ribosome assembly RNA-binding protein YhbY gives MNLSNKQKQHLKGLAHHLNPVVLMGANGLTEAVLAEIEIALDHHELIKVKVVSEDRETKQLIVDAIVRETKAEKVQVIGKVLVLYRPSEQRKIELPRK, from the coding sequence ATGAACCTAAGCAACAAACAAAAGCAGCACCTAAAAGGTCTAGCACACCATTTAAACCCAGTCGTTCTCATGGGCGCTAACGGGCTGACTGAAGCTGTTCTAGCAGAAATCGAAATTGCGCTTGACCACCACGAACTGATTAAAGTGAAAGTGGTGTCTGAAGATCGCGAGACAAAACAACTCATTGTCGATGCGATCGTTCGAGAGACTAAAGCAGAAAAAGTACAAGTTATTGGTAAGGTACTGGTTCTGTATCGTCCTTCAGAGCAGCGTAAGATTGAACTACCTCGTAAGTAA
- the rlmE gene encoding 23S rRNA (uridine(2552)-2'-O)-methyltransferase RlmE, whose amino-acid sequence MSKQKHSASSGRWLKEHFDDKYVNEAKKKGYRSRAIFKIEEIQEKDKLLKSGMTVVDLGAAPGGWSQYAVGIVGDNGQVIACDILPMDSIAGVSFLQGDFREEAVLEALLERIQPDMVDVVMSDMAPNMAGNLSVDQPRAMYLVELALDMCRQVLAPNGSFVVKVFQGEGFDQYVKDVRDMFKVVKIRKPDSSRARSREVYIVATGYKG is encoded by the coding sequence ATGAGTAAACAAAAACATTCAGCGAGCTCTGGCCGCTGGTTGAAAGAACACTTTGATGATAAGTATGTGAATGAAGCTAAAAAGAAAGGTTACCGTTCACGTGCTATCTTTAAAATTGAAGAAATTCAAGAAAAAGACAAATTATTGAAGTCTGGAATGACAGTGGTTGACTTGGGGGCTGCTCCTGGCGGTTGGTCCCAATATGCTGTTGGCATTGTAGGTGATAATGGACAAGTGATTGCTTGTGATATTTTACCAATGGACTCAATTGCTGGTGTATCGTTTCTTCAAGGGGATTTTCGTGAAGAGGCGGTATTAGAAGCGCTGTTAGAAAGAATTCAGCCAGATATGGTCGATGTCGTAATGTCAGACATGGCACCAAATATGGCAGGAAACCTTTCAGTGGATCAACCTAGGGCTATGTATCTGGTCGAATTAGCATTAGATATGTGTCGACAAGTTCTTGCGCCTAATGGTAGTTTTGTTGTTAAAGTGTTTCAAGGCGAAGGGTTTGACCAATACGTTAAAGATGTCCGAGACATGTTTAAAGTTGTGAAAATTCGTAAACCAGATTCTTCAAGGGCTCGTTCCCGAGAAGTTTATATCGTCGCCACTGGTTACAAAGGTTAA
- the ftsH gene encoding ATP-dependent zinc metalloprotease FtsH — translation MSDMAKNLILWLVIAVVLMSVFQSFGPGDNNGRTIDYTTFVQEVGQGQIQEAQFNNSEISFTRRGSSARYVTYMPVYDEKLLDDLINQNVKVQGTAPEEQSLLGTIFISWFPMILLVGVWIFFMRQMQGGGGKGAMSFGKSKARMMSEEQIKTTFGDVAGCDEAKEDVKELVDYLRDPSRFQKLGGKIPTGVLMVGPPGTGKTLLAKAIAGEAKVPFFTISGSDFVEMFVGVGASRVRDMFEQAKKAAPCIIFIDEIDAVGRQRGAGVGGGHDEREQTLNQMLVEMDGFEGNEGIIVIAATNRPDVLDPALLRPGRFDRQVVVGLPDVRGREQILKVHMRKVPLAGDVEPSLIARGTPGFSGADLANLVNEAALFAARGNKRNVSMVEFELAKDKIMMGAERRSMVMSEETKESTAYHEAGHAIVGRLVPEHDPVYKVSIIPRGRALGVTMYLPEQDRVSMSKQHLESMISSLYGGRLAEELIYGVEKVSTGASNDIERATDIARKMVTQWGFSEKLGPMLYAEEEGEVFLGRSVTQTKHMSDDTAKLIDDEIRIIIDRNYERARKILIDNMDIMHSMKDALMKYETIDAGQIDDLMDRKSDIREPAGWADQAKAQEEKKAEAAKAASAEESKEEPKVEETSVDSSAENKDSE, via the coding sequence TTGAGTGACATGGCAAAAAATTTAATTCTGTGGCTCGTAATCGCCGTTGTATTGATGTCTGTATTCCAAAGTTTTGGTCCAGGAGACAACAACGGTCGTACTATCGATTACACGACGTTTGTACAAGAAGTTGGCCAAGGCCAGATTCAAGAAGCTCAATTCAATAACAGTGAGATCAGCTTTACTCGTAGAGGCAGCAGTGCACGTTACGTGACCTATATGCCAGTATATGATGAGAAATTGCTTGATGACTTGATCAATCAAAATGTGAAAGTCCAAGGTACAGCTCCAGAAGAGCAAAGCCTGCTAGGGACAATTTTCATTTCTTGGTTCCCAATGATTCTGCTTGTTGGTGTGTGGATTTTCTTCATGCGCCAGATGCAAGGCGGCGGTGGCAAAGGCGCAATGTCCTTTGGTAAGAGCAAAGCCCGCATGATGAGTGAAGAGCAAATCAAAACCACATTCGGTGATGTTGCCGGCTGTGATGAAGCGAAAGAAGATGTAAAAGAACTGGTTGATTACTTGCGTGATCCAAGCCGATTCCAAAAGCTCGGTGGTAAAATACCAACGGGTGTGTTGATGGTTGGTCCTCCAGGTACCGGTAAAACCTTGTTAGCTAAAGCGATAGCTGGTGAAGCAAAAGTACCATTCTTTACCATCTCAGGTTCTGACTTCGTAGAAATGTTCGTCGGTGTTGGTGCATCTCGTGTACGTGACATGTTTGAACAGGCAAAGAAAGCGGCCCCTTGTATTATCTTTATCGATGAAATCGATGCTGTAGGCCGTCAGCGTGGCGCAGGTGTAGGTGGTGGTCACGATGAACGTGAACAAACATTGAACCAAATGCTGGTTGAAATGGATGGCTTTGAAGGCAACGAAGGTATCATCGTTATTGCTGCAACTAACCGTCCAGATGTACTGGACCCAGCTCTACTTCGTCCTGGTCGTTTTGACCGTCAAGTAGTAGTAGGCTTGCCAGACGTGCGTGGTCGTGAACAAATTCTTAAAGTCCACATGCGTAAAGTTCCTCTAGCAGGTGATGTTGAGCCATCACTGATCGCTCGTGGTACTCCTGGTTTCTCTGGTGCAGACTTAGCAAACCTTGTAAACGAAGCTGCACTATTTGCTGCTCGTGGCAACAAACGCAATGTATCAATGGTTGAGTTTGAACTGGCTAAAGACAAAATCATGATGGGGGCGGAACGCCGCTCAATGGTTATGTCAGAAGAGACCAAAGAATCAACAGCTTACCATGAAGCAGGTCACGCGATCGTTGGTCGATTAGTACCTGAACATGACCCTGTTTATAAAGTGTCTATCATTCCTCGTGGCCGAGCATTGGGTGTGACCATGTACTTACCTGAGCAAGATCGCGTAAGTATGTCGAAACAACATCTAGAGTCGATGATTTCAAGTTTGTACGGTGGTCGTCTTGCGGAAGAATTGATTTACGGTGTTGAGAAAGTATCAACAGGTGCTTCTAACGACATCGAACGTGCTACTGATATTGCTCGTAAGATGGTGACTCAGTGGGGCTTTTCGGAGAAGTTAGGTCCTATGCTATACGCAGAAGAAGAAGGGGAAGTGTTCCTTGGTCGCAGCGTAACGCAAACTAAGCATATGTCTGATGATACCGCTAAGCTAATCGATGATGAAATTCGTATTATTATCGATCGCAACTACGAGCGTGCTCGCAAGATTCTTATCGACAATATGGATATCATGCATTCTATGAAAGATGCACTGATGAAGTATGAGACGATTGATGCAGGACAAATCGATGATCTGATGGATCGTAAATCAGATATTCGTGAACCTGCTGGTTGGGCTGACCAAGCTAAAGCTCAAGAAGAGAAGAAAGCTGAGGCGGCTAAAGCAGCTTCTGCTGAAGAGTCTAAAGAAGAACCTAAAGTAGAAGAGACTTCGGTAGATTCATCAGCTGAAAATAAAGATTCAGAGTAA